In Chitinophaga sp. HK235, a single window of DNA contains:
- a CDS encoding TonB-dependent receptor domain-containing protein, which translates to MRKSLLSGLPFVLLPFIAAAQRTGDSTRIHYLKDVRVRGIRSVRGTGHLPEEHDGIIYAGKKNEVIIVDSLDANKAINNTRQILGRIPGLNITETETGGFTANGIATRGLNPTQSIEMNTRQNGYNISADIYGYNEAYYLPPMEAVSRIEMVRGAASLQFGSQFGGLVNYVLNTAPKDKPFEFYTSQTGGSFGLFNSFNSFAGTLKKWSYYSFIQYRTLQGYRPNSQQQQATAFARVQYNASDKLSVGLEYSLLRNRIKMPGGLNDSMFQADPKSSFRARNWLKSPWNVVTADLNYTISPATTLNVKSTYLFSSRALVWRNEEGGPGELDTIDPATGQYVPREVQDEVMHNTTTEVRLMHQYKLGKTSNTLAGGLRYSYAWFKRQGGGPGTTGSDFDLSISGPYEYALDFTTTNIAPFVENIFRLGKRFSITPGIRLEYLYNTAKGYITDSVKVFTDDNKSRVFPLLGIGAEYKTGQYTNVYANFSQAYRPVDYAQLTPIGITSKIDPHMKDASGFNADLGYRGTVKNFLNFDLGVFYLAYNNRIGTILQTNAQGEPYTLRTNVANSVHKGVESYVELNILKWLYPLSKRGISIFDAFGYTDARYTSGEFKNNRVEAAVKYINRVGLSYMDPHFSVTFQLNHVGDAYGDATNAKFSEDPVAGYIPAYTVMDVSATYRWNRFVLKGGINNLGNKAYFTRRTDEYPGPGIIPSDGRSFYAGIAAKF; encoded by the coding sequence ATGCGCAAATCATTACTGTCGGGGTTGCCTTTTGTTTTGCTCCCTTTTATCGCGGCCGCACAGCGGACCGGGGATTCAACCAGAATTCATTACCTGAAGGATGTCAGGGTAAGAGGTATCCGTAGTGTTCGTGGTACTGGTCATTTGCCGGAAGAGCACGACGGGATTATTTATGCAGGCAAGAAGAATGAAGTAATTATTGTCGACAGTCTTGATGCCAATAAAGCGATCAACAATACCCGCCAGATATTGGGCCGTATTCCCGGCCTGAATATCACGGAAACGGAAACCGGTGGTTTTACAGCTAATGGTATCGCTACCCGCGGACTCAATCCAACCCAAAGCATTGAGATGAATACCCGGCAGAACGGGTATAATATTTCGGCGGATATTTATGGATATAATGAGGCTTATTATTTACCGCCGATGGAAGCAGTAAGCCGTATCGAAATGGTAAGAGGAGCTGCCTCTCTTCAGTTTGGATCACAGTTTGGCGGGTTAGTGAACTATGTATTGAATACAGCCCCTAAGGATAAACCATTTGAATTTTATACCTCTCAGACCGGCGGTAGTTTTGGTTTGTTTAATTCCTTTAACTCCTTCGCCGGTACTTTGAAGAAGTGGAGTTATTACAGTTTTATACAGTACCGTACTTTGCAGGGATACAGACCCAATAGTCAACAACAGCAGGCTACTGCTTTTGCCAGAGTACAATATAATGCATCGGATAAACTCTCCGTTGGATTGGAATATTCGCTGTTGCGCAACCGGATCAAAATGCCGGGAGGCCTCAATGACAGCATGTTCCAGGCAGATCCCAAGTCATCCTTTCGTGCACGCAACTGGCTTAAAAGCCCGTGGAATGTAGTCACTGCAGACCTTAACTATACCATTTCTCCGGCTACTACACTGAATGTAAAGTCAACTTACCTGTTCAGCAGCAGGGCGCTGGTATGGCGCAATGAAGAAGGGGGCCCGGGAGAGCTGGACACGATAGATCCTGCTACCGGCCAATATGTGCCCCGTGAAGTACAGGATGAGGTAATGCACAATACAACTACGGAAGTCAGGCTGATGCACCAATACAAACTGGGCAAGACCAGCAATACCCTGGCTGGTGGCTTGCGCTACAGCTATGCCTGGTTTAAACGGCAGGGAGGTGGCCCCGGGACTACCGGCAGCGATTTTGATTTGAGCATCAGCGGCCCTTATGAATATGCCCTGGATTTTACAACCACTAACATAGCGCCGTTTGTGGAAAATATTTTCAGGTTGGGTAAACGTTTTTCCATTACTCCGGGCATTCGGCTCGAATACCTGTACAATACCGCGAAAGGCTATATCACAGACAGCGTGAAGGTCTTCACAGATGATAACAAATCAAGGGTTTTCCCGCTGCTAGGTATCGGGGCAGAATATAAAACAGGTCAATACACCAACGTGTACGCCAATTTCAGTCAGGCTTACCGGCCGGTTGATTACGCTCAGCTAACACCCATCGGTATCACCTCCAAAATAGATCCTCATATGAAGGATGCTTCAGGATTCAATGCAGATCTGGGCTATCGTGGTACGGTAAAAAATTTCCTGAACTTTGACCTTGGAGTATTCTACCTGGCTTACAACAACAGAATCGGTACAATACTACAGACAAATGCACAGGGAGAACCTTATACGCTCCGGACCAATGTAGCTAACAGTGTACATAAAGGCGTGGAAAGTTATGTTGAGTTAAACATACTGAAATGGTTGTATCCTCTTTCCAAAAGAGGTATCAGCATATTTGATGCTTTTGGTTATACAGATGCCAGATATACTTCCGGTGAATTTAAAAATAACCGGGTAGAGGCTGCGGTCAAATACATCAACAGGGTAGGGCTTAGTTACATGGATCCTCATTTTTCAGTCACCTTCCAGCTAAATCATGTAGGTGATGCTTATGGAGATGCCACCAATGCTAAGTTCAGCGAAGATCCTGTAGCCGGTTATATCCCTGCCTATACTGTAATGGATGTCAGTGCTACCTACAGGTGGAACCGGTTTGTGCTGAAAGGTGGTATTAACAACCTGGGCAACAAAGCTTATTTTACCCGCAGGACAGATGAATATCCCGGGCCGGGAATTATCCCTTCTGATGGAAGAAGTTTTTATGCAGGAATAGCAGCGAAATTTTAG
- a CDS encoding RNA polymerase sigma factor, which translates to MSNTALYNEPHLILQASKGSREAFTELYSHHLDAVTQYVHLFTRSQDEADEIIQEVFVRIWEQREKLADITAFRPYIARSARNRLLDHLRHQQVRKAAFVDLLQREATPDTPEDIWNYRAIYEKVQRQIAALPAQCQHVFRLSVERGLSLDEIAAELNISKSGVKNQLYKAQKLIRECFEEKDTLAFFLFILSLPSFYNI; encoded by the coding sequence TTGTCCAATACAGCATTATATAACGAACCTCACCTGATATTACAGGCATCGAAAGGGAGCCGGGAGGCCTTTACAGAGTTGTATTCCCATCACCTGGATGCCGTGACGCAGTATGTCCATCTTTTTACCAGATCTCAGGATGAAGCAGATGAAATTATTCAGGAAGTTTTTGTCCGTATTTGGGAACAGCGTGAAAAGCTGGCCGACATTACTGCTTTCAGGCCTTATATTGCGCGGTCGGCCAGGAACCGGCTGCTGGATCATCTCCGTCATCAGCAGGTACGCAAGGCTGCTTTTGTAGATCTGTTGCAACGCGAAGCCACCCCTGATACTCCTGAAGATATCTGGAACTACCGGGCCATTTATGAAAAGGTACAACGGCAGATAGCAGCTCTGCCTGCTCAGTGCCAGCATGTTTTCCGCCTGAGTGTGGAGCGTGGACTGAGTCTCGATGAAATTGCTGCAGAGCTGAATATCTCCAAGTCAGGTGTTAAAAATCAGCTTTATAAAGCCCAGAAGCTGATCCGTGAGTGTTTTGAGGAAAAAGACACCCTGGCATTTTTTCTGTTTATACTCTCTCTCCCGTCGTTTTACAATATTTAA
- a CDS encoding FecR family protein produces MTKEQLHSFLKDYSAGKYSQQDYTAFRQWLAAAGPEEQLEVLDKYGELLNGMPDTPSMDFRRIAMIERALDEAGQEKEEKPTRIISYRRWWAAAAILVLLGAGTALMMNHQSKPTVVAKQAPILPGRDGAVLTLGDGSQIVLDSLGNGIVATQSGASIVLNSGRLGYDQTANAKEGPQYNTLSTPVGRQFKVTLPDGTTVWLNAQSSVKFPTYFTGDDRTVEVSGEVYMDVAQDAKHPFKVNILRADKSIGTVEVLGTHFNINAYPDESACKVTLVQGAVMVSAGAAAGKTLLKPDQQAAISENQHISVQYANTESVTAWKNGYFDFENNDLTMLARQLTRWYGVDTKVMENAPDTEFGGKISRNLVLQEMIKVLNQAGVHCRLENDKKLVFIP; encoded by the coding sequence ATGACGAAGGAACAACTACACTCATTTTTAAAAGACTATTCAGCGGGTAAGTATTCGCAGCAGGATTATACTGCATTCCGCCAGTGGCTGGCTGCTGCCGGTCCGGAGGAACAGCTGGAGGTGCTGGATAAATACGGTGAGTTGTTGAATGGCATGCCTGATACTCCTTCCATGGACTTCCGGCGTATAGCCATGATCGAGAGAGCCCTGGATGAAGCCGGGCAGGAAAAGGAAGAGAAACCCACCCGGATTATTTCTTATCGCAGGTGGTGGGCTGCCGCGGCCATACTTGTATTATTGGGCGCTGGTACGGCTCTCATGATGAACCATCAGTCTAAACCTACGGTGGTGGCCAAACAGGCACCCATTCTCCCTGGCCGCGATGGGGCGGTGCTTACGCTGGGTGATGGCTCACAGATAGTGCTGGACAGCCTGGGTAACGGTATTGTAGCCACGCAGAGTGGTGCCAGTATTGTCCTGAACAGTGGCCGGCTCGGCTACGATCAGACAGCCAATGCCAAAGAAGGTCCGCAATACAATACCCTGTCCACGCCCGTTGGACGGCAGTTTAAGGTAACCCTGCCCGATGGAACCACTGTATGGCTTAACGCCCAAAGTTCAGTGAAGTTCCCGACCTATTTCACCGGAGATGATCGTACAGTGGAAGTGAGCGGTGAAGTATATATGGATGTGGCACAGGATGCGAAACATCCGTTTAAAGTAAATATCCTGCGTGCCGATAAAAGTATAGGAACAGTGGAAGTGCTGGGCACCCATTTTAATATCAACGCCTACCCCGATGAAAGCGCCTGTAAGGTTACACTTGTACAGGGAGCCGTCATGGTATCTGCCGGAGCGGCAGCCGGGAAAACACTGCTGAAGCCCGACCAGCAGGCAGCTATTTCCGAAAATCAACACATCAGTGTACAATATGCCAATACAGAGAGTGTAACGGCCTGGAAAAACGGATATTTCGATTTTGAAAATAATGACCTTACCATGCTGGCACGCCAACTGACCAGATGGTACGGTGTTGATACCAAAGTAATGGAGAATGCACCTGATACTGAGTTTGGTGGTAAAATAAGCCGCAACCTGGTATTACAGGAAATGATCAAAGTATTGAACCAGGCAGGTGTACATTGCCGTCTGGAAAATGATAAAAAACTAGTGTTTATTCCTTAA
- a CDS encoding SusC/RagA family TonB-linked outer membrane protein, whose translation MKLTALLILVTIMQVAAGARAQSITFSAQKVSLQKVFTAIEKQTGYLVFYKKEVLQRAHDISVNAKEVPLNEFMDQVLKDQPIEYELLSKTIILTVKDASATKTATEAEPQQQTQRTGKITDKKGNPLIGVSVQIKGQSRGVITDQDGRFSITANNNDVLVFNFLGFKPHEVQVNDKTVFNITMEENIAGLGEVIVTGYQNVNKKLFTGSATNISGVEVKQDGVIDVSRMLEGRVAGVSVQNVSGTFGAAPKIRVRGATSISGENKPLWVIDNVVLEDIVNISNDQLSSGDALTLIGSSVAGINADDIETFTILKDAAATAQYGARAMNGVVVITTKKGRVGSTQVNYNGNFSTFLKPDYSTFNIMNSADQMSVYAEMYRKGGLSSSIANENNGGVYSKMYQKLKEYNPATGTFGLQNTPEAREAFLQRYAKANTDWFSILFRNSFVQEHSLSISSGTDKSQHYFSLGYYNDNGWSVADRVSRYTANLRGTYNLTNRLTANVIVNGSIRQQRAPGTQGRSSNVVEGVYTRDFDINPYSYALNTSRAMTAYDESGNLEFFNRNYAPFNIINELKNNYINLDMLDTKIQGELGYKISNDFSFRTIGAIRFVKTTRENIISENSNMALAYRYAPNSTLAAANPFLYLDPDHPELTVKQIALPQGGFYNKNDDKLTNYYVRNQLEWKHDFSKKHLVSAFLGQEIKYTDRQNSYANGYGYQYDKGGTPFTDYRIIKMLLEGGYNYFGMNQQYDRYASFFGNASYSYDGKYIFNGTLRYDGSNRMGESRNARWLPTWTLSAAWNLDQEDFLKYRENISFLKLRASYGLTASIGSATNSSVVFLNSSAIRPRLSEVEPRVELDHLENSELTWEKQYEGNVGVDAGFWGDKLAVTVDAYKRNGFDLISGLRTSGIGGEGTKQANYADMKSYGVEMTVGGKLIKSKSFNWSSNLTFGFNKNEITNLKSKPRIYDLIVPEGGASEGHAVRGLYSVNFQGLSKDGIPTYIDENGKLNGGVYVQSSNKDYLIYEGSVDPIVTGGWNNTFNYKNFMLNFFISYQAGNKIRLNNAFAVKYSDADAMPKEFLDRWTLPLDEKATNVPAIADYLVRSSIGSVYPYTVYNYTSGRVADGSFVRLKQVSLAYNLPVRIARLIRANNMSVKLQGNNIWLIYADKALKGQDPEFFTSGGVAMPVPKQFTFTLKVGF comes from the coding sequence ATGAAACTGACAGCATTGTTAATCCTTGTGACCATTATGCAAGTGGCTGCAGGGGCCAGGGCACAGAGTATTACATTCAGTGCCCAGAAGGTCAGCCTGCAAAAGGTATTTACTGCCATTGAAAAGCAGACAGGATACCTGGTATTTTATAAAAAAGAAGTGCTGCAGCGTGCCCACGATATCTCCGTGAACGCTAAAGAGGTGCCCTTGAATGAATTTATGGACCAGGTGTTGAAAGATCAGCCCATAGAATATGAGCTGCTGTCTAAAACAATCATCCTGACCGTAAAGGATGCATCTGCCACCAAAACCGCTACGGAAGCTGAACCACAGCAACAAACACAACGTACCGGTAAAATAACCGATAAAAAGGGTAATCCCCTGATCGGTGTTTCCGTACAGATCAAAGGACAAAGCCGCGGTGTTATCACCGACCAGGATGGCCGCTTTTCCATCACTGCAAATAATAACGATGTCCTGGTATTTAACTTTCTTGGTTTTAAACCACATGAAGTTCAGGTAAATGACAAGACTGTTTTCAACATTACCATGGAAGAAAACATTGCAGGGCTGGGAGAGGTGATTGTAACAGGTTACCAGAACGTAAACAAAAAACTGTTTACTGGTTCTGCTACCAACATCAGCGGTGTAGAGGTGAAACAGGATGGTGTCATCGATGTAAGCCGTATGCTGGAAGGTAGAGTAGCTGGTGTTTCTGTGCAGAACGTTTCCGGTACCTTCGGTGCGGCCCCTAAAATCCGCGTAAGAGGTGCTACTTCCATCTCCGGTGAAAACAAACCACTGTGGGTAATCGATAACGTGGTACTGGAAGATATCGTGAACATCAGCAACGACCAGCTCTCCAGCGGAGACGCGCTAACGCTGATCGGCTCTTCTGTAGCAGGTATCAACGCAGACGATATCGAAACATTTACCATCCTGAAAGATGCTGCTGCTACCGCCCAGTATGGTGCCCGTGCGATGAACGGTGTGGTGGTGATCACCACCAAGAAAGGCCGTGTCGGTTCTACCCAGGTGAATTACAACGGTAACTTCTCCACCTTCCTCAAACCGGATTACAGCACTTTCAACATTATGAATTCTGCCGACCAGATGTCTGTGTATGCAGAGATGTACCGTAAAGGTGGACTGAGCTCTTCCATCGCCAACGAAAATAACGGTGGTGTATACTCGAAAATGTACCAGAAACTGAAAGAGTATAATCCGGCTACCGGCACATTTGGCCTGCAGAATACTCCCGAAGCCAGAGAAGCTTTCCTGCAGCGTTATGCAAAAGCCAATACAGACTGGTTTAGCATACTCTTCAGAAACTCTTTTGTACAGGAACATTCCCTGAGCATTTCTTCCGGTACAGATAAATCACAACATTACTTCTCCCTCGGTTATTATAATGATAATGGTTGGTCTGTTGCCGATCGTGTAAGCCGTTATACCGCTAACCTCCGCGGTACCTACAATCTCACCAACCGCCTTACTGCGAATGTGATTGTAAACGGATCTATCAGACAACAACGGGCTCCCGGTACTCAGGGAAGATCCAGCAACGTAGTGGAAGGGGTATATACCAGGGATTTTGATATCAACCCCTACAGCTATGCGCTGAATACCAGCCGTGCCATGACAGCCTACGACGAAAGTGGCAACCTGGAATTCTTCAACCGCAACTACGCACCATTTAACATCATCAACGAGTTAAAAAATAACTACATTAACCTGGACATGCTGGATACTAAGATTCAGGGTGAACTGGGTTATAAGATCTCCAATGACTTCAGTTTCCGGACCATTGGTGCTATCCGCTTCGTAAAAACCACCCGCGAAAATATCATCAGCGAAAACTCCAACATGGCCCTGGCATACCGGTATGCTCCCAATTCCACCCTGGCTGCTGCAAATCCGTTCCTCTACCTGGATCCAGATCATCCTGAATTAACGGTGAAACAAATCGCATTGCCGCAAGGTGGTTTCTACAATAAAAATGATGATAAGCTCACTAACTACTATGTGCGTAATCAGCTGGAGTGGAAACATGATTTCAGCAAAAAACACCTGGTAAGCGCTTTCCTCGGACAGGAAATCAAATACACTGACCGTCAGAACAGCTATGCTAATGGCTACGGTTACCAGTATGATAAAGGTGGTACACCATTTACTGACTACCGTATCATTAAAATGCTGCTCGAAGGTGGTTACAACTATTTCGGGATGAACCAGCAGTACGACAGATATGCTTCTTTCTTTGGTAATGCCAGCTATTCCTATGATGGTAAATATATCTTCAACGGAACGTTGAGATATGATGGTTCCAACAGAATGGGCGAATCCAGAAATGCGCGCTGGCTGCCTACCTGGACCCTGAGTGCCGCCTGGAACCTCGACCAGGAGGATTTCCTGAAGTATAGGGAAAATATCAGCTTCCTGAAGCTGAGGGCCTCTTACGGTCTGACCGCCAGTATCGGAAGCGCCACCAACTCCAGTGTGGTATTCCTGAACAGCTCTGCTATACGTCCGAGGTTATCAGAAGTGGAACCAAGAGTTGAACTGGACCACCTGGAAAACTCCGAACTCACCTGGGAAAAACAATACGAAGGTAACGTCGGTGTTGACGCAGGTTTCTGGGGTGATAAACTGGCCGTTACTGTTGATGCCTATAAACGCAATGGTTTTGACCTGATCAGTGGACTGCGTACTTCCGGCATTGGTGGGGAAGGTACCAAACAGGCCAACTACGCAGACATGAAATCCTATGGTGTGGAAATGACCGTTGGTGGAAAACTGATTAAAAGCAAGTCTTTCAACTGGTCTTCCAACCTGACCTTTGGCTTCAACAAAAACGAAATCACCAATCTGAAGAGCAAACCCCGTATTTATGATCTGATCGTACCAGAAGGTGGTGCGAGCGAAGGACATGCTGTACGTGGACTTTACTCAGTCAATTTCCAGGGCCTGAGCAAGGACGGAATACCTACCTACATCGACGAAAACGGTAAGTTGAACGGTGGGGTATATGTTCAGAGCAGCAACAAGGATTATCTGATATATGAAGGATCTGTAGATCCTATCGTTACAGGTGGCTGGAACAATACTTTCAACTACAAAAACTTTATGCTGAATTTCTTCATCTCCTATCAGGCTGGAAACAAGATCAGGTTAAACAATGCGTTTGCAGTGAAATACTCTGATGCCGATGCGATGCCGAAGGAATTCCTGGACAGATGGACATTACCGCTCGACGAGAAAGCTACCAATGTACCGGCTATCGCCGACTATCTCGTTCGTAGCTCCATTGGTTCAGTTTATCCCTATACCGTCTATAACTACACTTCCGGACGGGTAGCAGATGGAAGTTTTGTTCGCCTGAAACAGGTGTCACTGGCTTACAATCTGCCTGTAAGGATTGCAAGGCTGATACGTGCCAACAATATGTCTGTGAAACTGCAGGGTAACAATATCTGGCTGATATATGCAGACAAGGCGCTGAAAGGCCAGGATCCGGAGTTCTTTACTTCCGGCGGTGTGGCAATGCCTGTTCCTAAGCAATTCACATTTACCTTAAAAGTTGGATTTTAA
- a CDS encoding RagB/SusD family nutrient uptake outer membrane protein, whose translation MKKTYLYITAVALLGTTGCKKYLEQAPDQRAVLNTPEKVAELLVTAYPSANYFTFAEAMSDNAMDVSVTGVVDSRNADAYFWRDITSTAQDGPTYYWNACYSAIASANQALDICNKATNPQSYAGQKGEALVARAYAHFMLVTLFSKAYDPATAGQDPGIPYVTEPEKIVLKNYDRKTVAYVYDMIEKDLKEGIPLLNDKYAIPAYHFTRRAAHAFASRFYLWKRNYDKVIEEANLAFPTNDFATNVRPWLNYQGASVTVNDLQNFYTNATNPGNLLLAETVSNYCVYYYRYQYAMSQPRVIQLISPLGNRWDAMKVYSTSSTFYFVMKYLAYFKRSSINANTGVYYTMVPLLTTEETLLNRAEASLSKEMYDQALNDMNTLVKTRVANYNTTQHLITDARVMSYYGSRTTDKKEAYRLALLDIKRAEFVNEGMRWLDILRLKMPVTHTTSKGEVFDLAADDKRKLLQLPEEVTLSGVPLNPR comes from the coding sequence ATGAAAAAAACATATCTATATATAACGGCTGTTGCATTGCTGGGTACCACCGGCTGCAAAAAGTATCTGGAACAGGCACCCGATCAGCGGGCGGTCCTGAACACACCTGAGAAGGTGGCTGAGCTGCTGGTAACAGCTTATCCCAGTGCCAACTACTTCACTTTTGCTGAAGCAATGTCCGATAACGCCATGGATGTAAGTGTCACCGGCGTTGTTGACTCAAGAAATGCAGACGCGTATTTCTGGAGAGATATCACCTCTACTGCCCAGGATGGTCCTACCTACTACTGGAACGCCTGTTACTCCGCGATCGCATCCGCTAACCAGGCATTAGACATCTGCAACAAAGCCACTAATCCGCAGTCATACGCTGGTCAGAAAGGAGAAGCGTTGGTAGCAAGGGCTTACGCACACTTTATGTTGGTGACTCTTTTTTCAAAAGCCTATGATCCGGCTACTGCCGGCCAGGACCCAGGTATTCCATATGTGACAGAGCCTGAGAAAATAGTGTTGAAAAATTACGACCGCAAAACCGTGGCCTATGTATATGACATGATCGAGAAAGACCTGAAAGAAGGTATTCCTTTGCTGAATGACAAATACGCCATTCCTGCCTACCACTTTACCAGGAGAGCGGCACATGCTTTTGCATCCAGGTTTTACCTGTGGAAACGCAACTATGATAAAGTGATAGAAGAAGCCAACCTGGCATTCCCTACCAACGATTTTGCGACTAACGTAAGACCATGGCTGAACTATCAGGGTGCTTCTGTTACCGTCAATGACCTGCAGAATTTTTACACCAATGCCACCAATCCGGGCAATCTGTTGTTGGCCGAAACGGTATCTAACTATTGTGTTTATTATTACCGCTACCAGTATGCGATGTCTCAGCCAAGGGTTATACAACTCATCAGCCCCCTGGGCAACCGCTGGGATGCAATGAAGGTATATAGTACCAGCAGCACTTTTTACTTTGTGATGAAGTATCTCGCTTACTTCAAACGTTCCAGTATCAACGCCAACACTGGCGTATACTATACCATGGTGCCGTTGCTGACCACAGAGGAAACATTGCTCAACAGAGCTGAAGCATCTCTCAGCAAGGAAATGTATGACCAGGCGCTCAATGATATGAACACCCTGGTGAAAACGCGTGTCGCCAACTACAATACTACCCAGCACTTAATTACAGATGCCCGTGTGATGAGCTACTATGGCTCCAGAACAACCGATAAGAAAGAGGCTTACCGCCTGGCATTGCTGGATATCAAACGTGCCGAGTTTGTCAATGAAGGCATGAGGTGGCTCGACATCCTGCGTCTGAAAATGCCGGTAACACATACTACCTCCAAAGGAGAGGTGTTTGATCTGGCTGCGGATGATAAACGCAAACTGTTGCAATTACCGGAAGAAGTGACCCTGTCCGGTGTTCCTCTTAATCCTCGTTAA
- a CDS encoding putative zinc-binding metallopeptidase, with product MKKHFFLIIAFAAVMLSACKKSDDLDKPLVGLGGDKWVKTPLDNWLFATFTQPYNLEVKYRFDGSELDPTKTLVPPDSAKVRPLMETVNSAWIQPYVMEKNADFIKMYSPKQYMLVGSVEYNTGGTVKLGEAEGGYRVTLYNVNNFNKSSRANVQQVLKTIHHEFTHILHQTVIYPKDFPLLTGGGYTADWNNQPLTDAYTLGFISQYARAAPEEDFAEMVSMMLTLGRGGYETIMKQTGVNVGILRKKEAIVVGYFRQTWGIDFTGLQTKVQKDFNSYSNPPVFSHIGFGKAFTSIVINPALVGGQSDNFNNAWETSKAALLKVDATTQFTLESINVVFNSATTMQLKVNYRSAAGPGAGTLATGTFTYSVVANTAAETYTFALTGADATANTIAAAVKPLTDFFSGAQKTKYFYGPDAKVEFGGFEKANDATSFTFGTLNL from the coding sequence ATGAAAAAACATTTTTTCTTAATAATAGCTTTTGCGGCAGTGATGCTGTCCGCCTGTAAAAAGTCAGATGATCTGGACAAACCATTGGTGGGCCTTGGTGGCGATAAATGGGTGAAAACACCGTTGGATAACTGGCTGTTTGCCACGTTTACACAACCATACAACCTGGAAGTAAAATACAGGTTCGATGGCTCGGAACTGGACCCCACCAAAACCCTGGTTCCACCAGACAGTGCCAAAGTAAGACCATTGATGGAAACAGTGAATTCTGCCTGGATTCAGCCATATGTGATGGAGAAAAATGCCGATTTTATCAAAATGTATTCTCCCAAACAGTACATGCTGGTAGGTAGTGTGGAATATAATACCGGCGGAACCGTTAAGCTGGGTGAAGCAGAAGGGGGATACAGGGTTACACTGTATAATGTCAACAACTTCAACAAATCCAGCCGCGCTAATGTACAGCAGGTACTGAAAACCATTCATCACGAGTTTACACATATCCTGCACCAGACAGTGATTTATCCGAAGGATTTCCCGCTGTTGACAGGTGGTGGTTATACTGCCGACTGGAATAACCAGCCCCTGACAGATGCTTATACACTGGGCTTTATTAGCCAGTATGCCCGTGCCGCTCCTGAAGAGGATTTCGCGGAAATGGTTTCTATGATGCTCACGCTGGGCCGTGGTGGCTATGAAACCATCATGAAACAGACAGGTGTGAATGTGGGTATTCTCCGCAAGAAAGAAGCCATTGTAGTGGGTTATTTCAGACAAACATGGGGCATTGATTTTACCGGGCTGCAAACCAAGGTGCAGAAAGACTTTAATAGTTATTCCAATCCGCCGGTTTTCTCCCATATCGGTTTTGGCAAGGCCTTTACATCCATTGTTATTAATCCTGCGTTGGTAGGTGGACAGTCGGATAATTTCAACAATGCATGGGAAACTTCCAAAGCTGCTTTACTGAAGGTAGACGCTACTACACAGTTTACACTGGAAAGCATCAATGTGGTGTTTAATTCGGCTACTACCATGCAGCTGAAAGTTAACTACCGTTCTGCTGCAGGACCAGGTGCAGGAACACTGGCCACCGGTACATTTACCTATAGTGTAGTGGCCAACACGGCTGCGGAAACATACACCTTCGCACTCACCGGAGCAGATGCCACCGCTAATACAATCGCAGCTGCGGTGAAACCACTGACCGATTTCTTCAGCGGTGCACAGAAGACAAAATACTTCTATGGCCCCGATGCGAAAGTGGAATTCGGTGGTTTCGAGAAAGCTAATGATGCAACCTCATTCACATTCGGCACCTTAAATCTGTAA